CTCCATGGCCAAAAAAATGCTGGAACGGGTGGGGTACAGGGTTGAGGTGACCAACAAGCCGGAAAGGGCTCTTGAGTTGTTCAAGGCCAACCCTGATTTTTACGACATACTGATAACCGACCAGTCCATGCCGGACATAACGGGGGCGGAACTGGCCAGGCAGGTTATGGATATAAGACCGTCTCTTCCCGTGATACTCTGCACGGGGTTCAGCCATTCCATAACACCATATAAGGCCAAAGAGCTGGGCATCCGCGAATTCATCATGAAACCTTTCGCCGCCAGCGAACTGGCCCAGGCCATGCGAAGATCGTTAGAAGGCAAACCAGCCAAAAAAAACGGCAGGAAAAAATAACTTCATCCCCCTAACGGCCCCTCACCGCCATCTGGTATTTCGCCAGCGGTCCGGGTTCATCCATGGATCCGTGATGATGGAATTGCCTCCATGCGCCCTCGGGCTCATCCCACGCGAATAACCGTGTTGTCCTTATCGCAAGGGGCAATAACGCGCCATCCCATTGAGCCTCACCCCGCTCCCGCCCCATGAACGTTACCATGCCGCCGCCGTCCATAACCACGATGTCGTAAAGCTCCACCCAAACCGACACTTTCCCTCCCGCCAGATGATTGTACACACTGGATATTTCGTCCATACCCCGCATAACCCCTCCCACAGGGTTGTTCAACTGGGCCAGCGGGTCTTTGGCCCAGATGGCGCAAAGGATTTCCACCGAGCGGTTGTTGAAGGCGTAATAGAAAGTCTCCAGAGCGGCCACGGCGCCTTGCATACCTGTTGCGCTGGTTTCATCCATCCGGTTGGCGCTGGCGGGCCCGAAGGTTTCCGGTATCTTGAACAATTTCATTTCCGCCTCCCGGAGCTTTTGGCCGCTGGCCGCCTCCCGCTCAATACGGCCATCTCAAACAACTCCAGCAATCCATCCATGGCGTATTTCAGCCGTTTGTCGTCTTGATAAACCCTGGCCAGAACATACGCCCCCTGCACCGTGGCCATTAACGCAGTGGCCATATGTTCCGCATTGACCTTTTTGGACAACGAGCCCTGGGCCCTGGCGTTTTCCATCAGGCTCACAAGCCGTTCCCCCACATAATCGAAATAATCCGTCACCGGCTCCCGCGCCGCTTTTTCCCGGATTATCCCCTCATAGGCGAATCTGCCAAGCCTGCACCCGCGCTGGCCGTGCCGGGGGCGGGTGATATAACGCCGTAGCCCTTCAACGGGATTATCGGGGCCAAGGATGGCGTCAGCCTCCTTTTTCATCTCTCCGGCTATTGCCTCCAGCGCATGGCTTGCCAGCGCAAGCTTGGATCCGAAATGATGGTAAAAACTCCCCTGCCCCACCCCGGCGGCCTTTTGAATGTCCCGGGGGCTTACGGCCTCATAACCCCGCTCGCCAAAAAGCTTCGTGGCCGCTTCGGCCACCTTTTGTTTCCCGCTGGCGCCCATGATGTCGCTCCTTTGCCCATATATGTACATACTAGTAGGTACACTTTCGCCTGTCAAGTTCGGGTCCGGCCCAAC
This DNA window, taken from Nitrospinota bacterium, encodes the following:
- a CDS encoding TetR/AcrR family transcriptional regulator — protein: MYIYGQRSDIMGASGKQKVAEAATKLFGERGYEAVSPRDIQKAAGVGQGSFYHHFGSKLALASHALEAIAGEMKKEADAILGPDNPVEGLRRYITRPRHGQRGCRLGRFAYEGIIREKAAREPVTDYFDYVGERLVSLMENARAQGSLSKKVNAEHMATALMATVQGAYVLARVYQDDKRLKYAMDGLLELFEMAVLSGRRPAAKSSGRRK
- a CDS encoding nuclear transport factor 2 family protein gives rise to the protein MKLFKIPETFGPASANRMDETSATGMQGAVAALETFYYAFNNRSVEILCAIWAKDPLAQLNNPVGGVMRGMDEISSVYNHLAGGKVSVWVELYDIVVMDGGGMVTFMGRERGEAQWDGALLPLAIRTTRLFAWDEPEGAWRQFHHHGSMDEPGPLAKYQMAVRGR